In the Tenuifilum sp. 4138str genome, CGATTGTGTAAGGAAGCTGACGGGTAATTACCGAGAATGGTATCCATTGGTCACTGAAAAAATCGTAGAAAATGGCCGCCTGATAGGCCAAATTATCCAGGAGTTGTATGTCCTCCTGTTTCTTAGAACGGTATATTTCCTTGATCTTTGGGGTTTGTGGGGCTTCCTTGCGGAGCTTTATGAATAGTGCTTTAACTATTGGCTCTGATAGAACAAAGTTATCCTTGTTGGAGTAGTAGTACTGCTCTACCTCTGTTTCCTTAACCAGTGTATCGAGTTTTTGGTTTACGTAAGCCTGCTCGTACTTGTGGATTAGTAGCGAGGCCCTATAATCTTCCAGCTGACGTGCCACATTTTTCTCCTTATCGGTAAGGTTGTTCTCGGCCTGTTTTAGCAGGAGTTGAGTTTGAATCCACTTTTCAATGTAAGCCTTAGCAATTAGTATACTGTCCTCCTTACTTACATTTGTGAGGAAAATATTTTGAAGGTCGCTTTCGTAGAGGTACTTATCGTATACCCTTGCTACAGGCCGGCTATTATCGGCGTTTTGGCAAGCAGTAAGTAAGCCAGTTACTACAATCAGCGAAAAAAGTAGTCTATTCATTTTTTTATTTATTGAGATTTTCAAGTAGCCTACTGTAAGTGTCAGTGTTAATATCCACCTTGTATTTTTCCTTAAGCGTTTGAACCCATGATTCCTCCAGATAATTCTGATAATCAGCTATAACTTCTGCCCTGCAGTCGTTTAGCTCCTTAGGCTCACCTGTAGTTGTTTTACTGATATGTACTACAAGGTGTTTGTCGTTCTGAACACTACTGTTAATACCTGAGTTCCATTGGGTATAACCTGAAAGCAATGGATTATCGGGGAAGCCTACCTGTTGGTTGTAGGTAACATTTTGTGCCTTCTTATTCCATTTCTTAACGAGTTCATCAGGATTTATTGCCGGGTTCTTTTTTAGGCTCTTTACTAGCGCCTGGGCAATCTTACTATCAGAGGTTTGGTAAACGGTAAAGTAAATTTTTTCGCCCCACAGATACTTATCGCGGTGGTTCTCGAAAAATGTGTTGAGTGCCGTGCTATCAGATGCTTTTGTCCATACCTCGCGATTCGATATCTCAAAAAGCAGCATACCTTCGAGGTATTCGTTGGCAAGCTGTTTAAATTCTGGATATTTTTGGGGTAAAAGCGATTTTTCTAGGTTAATTATGGTTTGGTTTACCCAATCGGTATAAATAGAGCTGATGAACGATTGGATGGAATGGCTCCTGCTTTTTTGCTGGTTCTGCCCAATAAACTGGAGCAAGTCGGATAGTGTATAATTCAATCCTTTTACAACCAGTAAGGTTGGGTTTGTTTTGATGCCTGGAACTTTCCAATCGCCTTTAAAAATTGTGGAATCGATAAGCGATGAGAGAAGTTTAGCTGATTCGGCGGGGAACTCCTTAACCCCGTACTCCTTTTTGAGTTTGTTAATGAATGAGGTACGTATGAGCATGGTTCTGCTGTCGCGAGCCAGTAGGTTTTTAATCTCTGCCTGCATCTCCTCGAACTCACCCGGGAGCTTTCTATCAAGAAGTTTAACCACATGCCACCCAAATGAGATTTGAAAGGGCTTGGAGATATCGCCAATATCTTTTAGGGAAAAAGCAACCTCCTCGAACTCAGGTATTATTTGGCCGGAACGAATCCAGGGTAGTTCGCCACCGTTCGGGGCTGTACTGTTGTCCTGCGATTCCTTTTTGGCTAGTTCGGAAAAGTTTTCACCGTTAAGGAGGCGGTTATGAATGTCAACTATTTTTTGGCGGGCGTTTTCCATTTCCTGAGGCGAAGCATTGGGGTTAACCCTCACCATGATGTGGGCAACCTTAATTTGCCCCTTGGCAGGGCGACGACCGTGAACCTTAATGATATGGTAACCAAAGCGGGTGCGAACCGGCATCGAAACCGAATCGACTGGAGTATTGTAAGCTGCACTTTCAAAGGGGTAAACCATT is a window encoding:
- a CDS encoding peptidyl-prolyl cis-trans isomerase, translating into MNRLLFSLIVVTGLLTACQNADNSRPVARVYDKYLYESDLQNIFLTNVSKEDSILIAKAYIEKWIQTQLLLKQAENNLTDKEKNVARQLEDYRASLLIHKYEQAYVNQKLDTLVKETEVEQYYYSNKDNFVLSEPIVKALFIKLRKEAPQTPKIKEIYRSKKQEDIQLLDNLAYQAAIFYDFFSDQWIPFSVITRQLPYTIDNVKETFSKQYIEMEDGSFIYLVSLREVKEQGETAPLAYITNEIKQLIINARKQNLIDQLERNLFIKAKDDRNFEIYK
- a CDS encoding peptidylprolyl isomerase; translated protein: MRKVFRVAIITAGVLAGQIAYAQKQGSETLLTINNTPISADEFISLYIKNTKATGTKIDKSTLDDYLNLFINFKLKVQAARDAGIDTLSSFRNEYNGYVDQLAQAYLIDQETLDGLTREAYQRMLEEVSASHILISIPETVTGSDTLKYYQKALEARSKVLSGEPFGKVALTTSNDPSVSRNNGYLGWFSAFQMVYPFESAAYNTPVDSVSMPVRTRFGYHIIKVHGRRPAKGQIKVAHIMVRVNPNASPQEMENARQKIVDIHNRLLNGENFSELAKKESQDNSTAPNGGELPWIRSGQIIPEFEEVAFSLKDIGDISKPFQISFGWHVVKLLDRKLPGEFEEMQAEIKNLLARDSRTMLIRTSFINKLKKEYGVKEFPAESAKLLSSLIDSTIFKGDWKVPGIKTNPTLLVVKGLNYTLSDLLQFIGQNQQKSRSHSIQSFISSIYTDWVNQTIINLEKSLLPQKYPEFKQLANEYLEGMLLFEISNREVWTKASDSTALNTFFENHRDKYLWGEKIYFTVYQTSDSKIAQALVKSLKKNPAINPDELVKKWNKKAQNVTYNQQVGFPDNPLLSGYTQWNSGINSSVQNDKHLVVHISKTTTGEPKELNDCRAEVIADYQNYLEESWVQTLKEKYKVDINTDTYSRLLENLNK